One genomic window of Garra rufa chromosome 2, GarRuf1.0, whole genome shotgun sequence includes the following:
- the LOC141325915 gene encoding PH and SEC7 domain-containing protein 1-like: protein MELINHHLTLGSSDKTGIIRRDVKYSETDIDAVPLMCFRETDLDEVMLAEQEEVDSAFGSNRSVLGTSGTNSSSLLEGLQCPLTDGEEELQDEEVVSWASVRMQGDKKRQNATPEGDEVFSRLLRGPPDCQPDSHTALKSPISVTSPCRISSDGLDSFSRHFESIMESHRAKGTSYSSLDSEDITPSGPPVFTFDFPTLTPEIQSQISESAKQIIELNFAPLTCLEQPAVADPTECVASQNLHKEDHSGVYEEESAFCSGSCSDQPHSPDSDTDAGIRLVAV from the exons ATGGAGTTGATAAACCATCATCTTACATTGGGGTCCTCTGATAAGACTGGCATCATCAGACGTGATGTCAAATATTCAGAGACAGACATAGATGCGGTGCCCCTGATGTGTTTCAGAGAAACAGACCTTGATGAGGTGATGCTGGCAGAACAGGAGGAGGTGGACTCTGCTTTTGGCAGTAACCGCAGTGTGCTGGGCACCTCAGGCACTAACAGCAGCAGCCTGCTGGAAGGATTGCAGTGCCCACTCACAGATGGTGAGGAAGAGCTGCAAGATGAAGAGGTGGTGAGCTGGGCCAGTGTAAGGATGCAAGGTGACAAAAAGAGGCAAAATGCCACACCTGAGGGAGATGAAGTGTTTAGTCGACTGCTGAGAGG TCCCCCAGATTGCCAGCCTGACAGTCACACGGCTTTGAAGTCTCCCATCTCTGTGACCAGTCCCTGCCGAATCTCATCAGACGGCTTGGACTCCTTCAGCAGACACTTTGAGAGCATTATGGAGTCACATCGTGCTAAGGGCACCTCATATAGCAGCCTGGATAGTGAAGACATCACCCCTAGCGGCCCACCTGTCTTCACTTTTGACTTTCCGACTCTCACTCCTGAGATCCAGAGTCAGATCAGTGAAAGTGCCAAGCAGATCATCGAACTAAACTTCGCTCCTCTAACTTGCCTCGAACAACCTGCTGTGGCTGATCCCACAGAGTGTGTGGCCTCCCAAAACCTGCACAAAGAGGACCATAGTGGTGTCTATGAAGAAGAGAGTGCATTCTGCAGTGGATCCTGCTCTGATCAACCCCACAGTCCTGATTCAGACACAGATGCTGGCATAAGGTTAGTTGCGGTCTAG